One window of the Lytechinus variegatus isolate NC3 chromosome 3, Lvar_3.0, whole genome shotgun sequence genome contains the following:
- the LOC121410631 gene encoding histone H2B.1, sperm — translation MPSQRSPTKRSPTKRSPQKGGKGGKGAKRGGKASKRRGVAVKRRRRRRESYGIYIYKVLKQVHPDTGISRSAMSIMNSFVNDVFERVASEASRLTTYSRKSTVSSREVQTAVRLLLPGELAKHAVSEGTKAVTKYTTSR, via the coding sequence ATGCCGTCACAGAGAAGTCCTACCAAGCGAAGTCCAACCAAGCGTAGCCCCCAGAAGGGAGGCAAGGGTGGCAAGGGAGCCAAGCGCGGAGGAAAGGCCAGCAAGCGTCGTGGAGTCGCTGTGAAAAGACGTCGCCGTCGACGTGAAAGCTATGGAATCTACATCTACAAAGTGTTGAAGCAAGTCCATCCCGACACTGGCATTTCAAGAAGCGCCATGTCCATCATGAACAGCTTTGTTAACGATGTGTTTGAGCGCGTCGCTAGTGAAGCCTCGCGTCTTACCACGTACAGCCGTAAGAGCACCGTTTCAAGCCGCGAAGTACAGACTGCTGTTCGTCTGCTTCTTCCTGGTGAGCTTGCTAAGCACGCCGTTTCAGAAGGTACCAAGGCTGTCACCAAATACACCACATCCCGATAG